GAATCCGGCACCTCCACTACCTCTTGCCCAGCAACAACATGGATGTGGCTGGCATAGGTTCCAGACAACGGCCACGGCGAGGAATATTCTTCGTGCCCGGCCTTCATCACCGTCGTGCACTTCGCCGTCAGCCCCCGGGTGCACATTGCACAGGTACCGCACACCGCAGTGACCGAAAAGACCACGCGAGTACCTACAGGGACAGTTGCTCGTCGAGAAGCGACAACGACGCCAACACCTTCGTGCCCGAGGATGGATGGACATGGACTCGAGCGTCGCCCCTCCACCGTGTGGCGATCAGACCCGCAAATCGTCGCGGCCGTGAGCTCGACGAGGAGCTCGTCGGTGTTCAGCTCGGGTAGCGGAATGTCGATCAGTGTGAAGTCCAAACCTCCCTGCCACAGCTGCGCGCGTGCAGTCATTCGCTCATCACTTCGTGAGCTGGCAGTTCGGCAATAGATGGAAGCACGATATCGGCCCCGAGGTCCGCGAAATTCTCGCTAGTGAGATGCCCAGTAAGAACCCCGACTGACGTGACTCCAGCACGTCGCGCCGACTCGATGTCAGCTGCTGTGTCACCCGCGCTGATGACATCCGCGGGGTCGGTGATGCCCGTCTGGCGCATGACGTCTTGAATCATAAACGGCTCAGGACGGCCCATGGACACTTCGTCGCCCGTGCATGAAGCGTCGATGGTCGTGCCGACCTCCCAGCCCATCGCGCCGAGGATAATATCGGCGATCTCCCGAGAGAATCCTGTGGTCAGCGCGACTTTCACGCCACGATTGCGCAATCCGCGCAGCGCGTCTTCGACACCATGCAGCGGCACCGGCGGGTTCTCGGTGTAGGTGCGGCGAAGCTCCGCACGGAACCATTCCCATGCCTTATCGACGACCTCATCGGTTGCCTCTACTCCGCCGATCGTGAGAAGTTGGCCGATGGCGTACTTCTTCTCGGTGCCCATGTACTGCTGGAACTCGTCGTCGCTATAGCGGGCACCTTCGCGCTCAGTGGCTTCGCGAAGCACGCGGTAGACCTCGTCGCGATCGTCGATAGTTGTTCCTGCCATGTCAAAGATGGCTAGTTTCTTCATTGGTTTTAGCCTTTCGGGCTGGTTAGCGGATAGTTTTGCGAAGCCACATGGAGATGCCTTCGACAACAAGGACCACGGCGACCATCAGAATCAGGATCATCGTGACCACATCGAATTGGTTGATGCGCGATGCGTTGAGAAGGAGGAACCCGATACCGCCGGCGCCGACAACACCGAGCAGCGTTGCCGAACGGATATTGGTATCCAGCAGGTACATCGTGTGCGCAATAAACGCCGGAGCTGCTTGGCGCACCGTGGCAGAGAAGAACACCTGGGGCCCCGTGGCGCCCGCTGTCCGGATCGCCTCTTGGACTTCCACGTCAGTCTCTTCGAGCGAATCTGCAACAAGCTTGGACAACAGGCCGACGGCACCCACTGAGAGCGCCAAGGTGCCTGCAACTCCACCGAGGCCAGAAATCACCACGAAGATGATCGCCAAGATGAGCTCGGGGATACCGCGAACAACAACAATGAATCCGCGGAAGAACTGATGCACGTACTTGTTGGAAACAACGTTGCGCGCAGCGAGCACACCTACGGGGATGGCGATGACTGCGCCGATGAGAGTCGCGGCAAGAGCAATTTGGATCGTGACCACCAGCTGTTCCAGCATCGTGTCAAGC
The Corynebacterium breve genome window above contains:
- a CDS encoding HAD hydrolase-like protein produces the protein MKKLAIFDMAGTTIDDRDEVYRVLREATEREGARYSDDEFQQYMGTEKKYAIGQLLTIGGVEATDEVVDKAWEWFRAELRRTYTENPPVPLHGVEDALRGLRNRGVKVALTTGFSREIADIILGAMGWEVGTTIDASCTGDEVSMGRPEPFMIQDVMRQTGITDPADVISAGDTAADIESARRAGVTSVGVLTGHLTSENFADLGADIVLPSIAELPAHEVMSE